CGCTTGATGTCTCTACAATACGAAATCAACTTAGCTATGTACATCTGAAAAACGTCTAGGATTTCACCTAAGCGAAGTAAGTAGATGTCGTCTAACTTTCGCTATATGGTATTGGGCAATGCGTAAGACTTTCGTCATAGGCTAACCCAGCTAGTTACTACAAAAGTCATGGATTTGCTTTCAGATGTGGCATTTCACTGCAATATCGTAGTATGACTAAACGTGGAAGCACGAATGCAAAATTAGGATCGGTCCCAAGAAATGAGAGCATTCTACATCCATCACTAAATCAACTAAATTAAGAAATTATAGTTATCAGTCTCTAGCAATGTTGTAAATAAAAACTCAAACAACAATGTTTAATAGATTCAAATTAGCAACTAAATTTACTTTACTTTTATTGCTGGTGTTCATCGGCGCGATCGCAGTTAGTGGTTTTGCTTTATCTCATGCACTTGAGCAAAAAGCAGAAGCCGAAATTGCTTATCGCAGCCAAGTTATTGCAGAAACTATGAACTCAGTGAGGAACTATACACACACGCGTATCAATCCTCTTCTGACACCAATGCTGGACACTCAAGCCACATTTCTCCCTGAAGTTGTTCCCAGCTTTGCAGTAAGAGAAGTGTTTGAAAATCTTCGGAAAAACGAAGATTTTAAAGATTTTTTATACAAAGATGCCAACCTAAACCCAACTAACTTACGAGATAAAGCAGATGTATTTGAAACGGAACTTATCGAACGATTTCGCAAGGAACCAGGGTTGAAAAACATATCCGGTTTTCATGAATCTTATGACGAGAAAATGTTTTATAACGCTCGTCCATTTTCCATTAATAATCCAACGTGTCTACGCTGTCATAGCACTCCTGAAGTTGCTCCAAAAAGTCAGATTGCTAGTTATGGTTCAGAAAATGGCTTTGGGTGGAAACTCAATGAAATTTTAGGCACACAAATTATTTATATTCCTGCCAAACAAGTCTTTGAGGATGCTCATCGTGCTTTTGTTTTATTCATTAGCTTATTTATTACGATCTTCGCCATCATGATTTTGCTCATTAATTATTTGTTAAAGCGAAATGTACTACAACCGCTTAAACCAATGGCACAACTTGCTCAGAAAATTAGTATGAATGAGATTAGTGTCGAAGAAGCACAAGAGTACGATCGTGAAAAGCTAACATCGATTGTGCAACGTCATGATGAATTAGGACAATTAGGACGAGTTTTTCAACGCATGGTGCATGAAATTTCTGCCCGTGAACAACAGTTCAGACAACAGTTGCATACACTGCGTATAGAAGTTGATGAAGCTAAACGTGCGCGTGAAGTTGCAGAAATTGCTGAATCAAAAACATTCCAAAAATTGCAGGAGGAAGCAAAAGCAATCAGAAATAAACGGAATACTCCAAATTAATAATTAAGAATTACGAATTAAAAATTAGTATTGAGGATTTATTATGTCTGAAATTATTTCCATTCACTCATTCCGAGGCGGAACTGGTAAGTCAAATGTTACGAGTAATCTTGCTGCCCTAATCGCTCGTTCTGGAAAACGAGTTGGGATAGTTGATACAGATATCCAATCTCCAGGAATCCACGTTCTATTTGGTCTTGAACAAGAGCGAATTCGCTACACATTGAACGATTATCTATGGGGTCGTTGTCAAATTGAAGAAGCCGTTTATGACGTTAGCGCCATTCTCAAACAAAAACAAACATTTTTTGGTCGCCAGGGAAGTGTTCATCTAATTCCTTCCAGCATTAAGATGAGTGACATTTCTCGAATCTTGCGCGAGGGCTATGACGCACGTCGACTGAATGATGGTTTACATAATCTAGTTCGCCGTTTAAAACTTGACTATCTGTTGATCGATACTCATCCTGGCATTAACGAAGAAACGTTACTATCTATTATTCTTTCTGATGTCCTGGTGCTGATTCTCCGTCCAGATAAACAGGATTATCAAGGTACAGCAGTGGCGATAGATGTTGCTCGTAAGCTAGAAGTACCTAAAATGCTAATAGTGATCAACAAAGCTCTGCCATCTTTAGATTTCAAAGAGTTAGGGAAACGAGTGGAGAATACCTACAAAACCCCTGTGGCTGGAATACTCCCTGTTTGTGAAGAGATGTTTGAATTAGGGAGTGGTGGAATCTTCTGTTTGCGGTATCCAGATCATTCATGGACTCAAAAAATTAGTGCGATCGCCAAACAAATCACTGGTTCTGGAGTTAGATTGTTTGCCAAATAAGCGTTAGTTATCAAGGGTGGGTACTAGGGTGACAGATTTGGAAACTAGACGAGTGCATTAACTGGAGCAGTATTATTGCTCAGAGCTATCCTAATTCGTAATTCCCTACGTGTAAGCTTGCGCCTACGTAATTAAGTTTTGACCATAATAACTGTGCAATTACTCTTGCGAGAAATATTTTCTGCAATATTTCCTTGAATTACCTGTTGTAGTAGACTTTCACGGCTAGCTCCCAAAACAATAACATCACTGTTGTCTTGCTGGGCGCATTCAAGTACAGCCTCAGAAACAGAATTGGCTTGGACTGGAGTCGCCACCACTTTACCTTTAACTCGGCGTTGGAGAAAGTGAACAGATTTATCTAGTAATGTTGTGTCAGGTAGAGACTTAGTAGGCTGGAATATTTGACATAGATTGATTTGGGGGGATTTACTTAAGGAAGCAAGAGCAGGTAATAACCGAATTGCTTGGCTGGAGTTAGGACCACCTGCCATTGGCAACAACCAACGGTCAAAAGCTCTTTTATCATCCAATTTGGCCAAGACAACATCACAACCTGCCTGTCGAATTATGGTATCTACCACTCGGCTGAAAACTCTACCAGGAGTTGATGTAGTACCTTTCCATCCCATTAATACCAAATCGATATGTCGATCTTTGACAGTCTCCAAAATTGCTCCAGCGACATTATGGGTAACTCGGATCTGGGTGTGAACGGGAATCCGCCACTTTTCTCCTAACAGTATTGCTTTCTGTAAAAGCTCAAGGCTTTTGGTAATTTGTACTGGTGTTTCAGATGGGATACGGTTAGATGGAACAATAATTACTTGTAGGCATTCTATTTCGTAATTGTTAGCTTTAGCGATCGCCCCAGCCATTTCCAATAAAGTCTCGGCTGTCTGTGGATGCGAAAGTGGTACTAGTAACCTTCCTTTGCCTGTAGCCGGAGCGCGAGTTTGGTAAATCACATAAGAAGTTGCTGATTTCGATTCTATCTGTTGGGTGTTACCATTCAACCTCTCTGCTTCTACACGGATAATATCACTACGAGTAATAATTCCTACTAGCTTCCGACCTTCTGTAACAGGCAAGCAGCTGAGGTGATAACGATTGAGTATATGCAGCACATAAGCCAGCGTCGCTGTGGGACTCGCTGTTACTGGCTCTGGTGTCATAATCTGGCTGATAGTTGTATTTCCACTTAACTGTTGCGAGGCAAGATTAACTAAATCTTTCTGAGTGACAATGCCAACAACTTTACCTTTTTCTAAAATTGGGAAGTTGCGATGATGAGAGTCGGAAAATGCCTGCACTGCCTCATCAATACTCATCTGGCTAGATAGGGTTTCGACACGTCGCTGCATTACATCTGCGGCACTTATTTGTGCTAAAATCCCCTCTGTGCCTGGCTCTTTTGTAATGTGAATCCCTTTCCACTCTAGTAGAAGGTCATAGAGCGATCGCGGGTCAATTTTTTCTGCTACTAAATAAGCAATCACAGATACAATCATTAACGGTAGCACCAGATTGAAATCTGTCGTCATCTCAAAGACAATGACAACTGCTGTAATCGGCACTTTAGAGACGGCGCTAAAAAGTGCAGCCATTCCCACATGAGCGTAGGTTGTTGCAGCACTCATTCCCAGCAAACTCTGTTCGGCAGCACCAACTAAGTAGCCAAGAGCAGCGCCCAAGACCAATGTGGGAACCAGCAAACCCCCTGGCGCTCCTGAGCCGTAGGTTAAAATAATTAGGGTAAATTGGACTAAAAGAGCGATCGCTGCAAATAGCCAATTCCCACTACCTACAAGCAAAATTTCTCTCAGCCCAGCATTATTGCGAAAGGTGATAGGTAACAGAGCGATCGCAACACCAGTTACTAACCCCACAATTCCAATTCGCCAGGGTAAACTCAGATTTAGTAAACGCCGATTAATTGCCAGACTTGCAAGAATACTTTTATTAAACAGAATGCCTATTAGCCCACCTAGCACCCCCAAAATCAAGTAGAAAGGGATTTCCTGAGCGAAGAAAGTGGTATGTGAAAAGCTTAAATCCAGATGATTCAGATCCAAGCTGTGACTACCATACAACCGGGAGATGACTGAAGCGATGAAAGAAGCCAAAATCGCAGTGCCAAGAGTGATACCTGACACATCTTGGAGTAATTCTTCCACTACAAACAGGACACCTGCGATCGGTGCATTAAAAGCCGCTGCTAATCCAGCCCCGGCTCCAGCGGCGATCAGTTGGCGGCGATGCTCTGGTGAAGTCGGTACCCAATTACTAAGTTGATTTGCCAAAGCTGCCCCAATTTGGACAGTTGGCCCTTCCCGTCCTAAAGGCATTCCAGAACCCAGCACTAGTGTAGCGCTGACCAGCTTGACCAGAGCGATTCGCAGATTTAATGGCATCGGCACACGAGCCAATACGGCTTTGACTTCAGACATCCCACTACCTGATGCTTCAGGTGCGAAGCGCTCTACTAGCCAACCAGCTAAGATTCCCCCTACCAGTCCAATACCTGGTAGTACCAAGTAGGCAGGCCAGATGTAAGAAAGATGCACTCGCCATGCTCCCGCCCAGTCTACCGCCTGTCCTAACAGAACTGCTGCTAGCCCAGAAACTAAACCAATTATGCAAGCTTCAACGAAAGCCAAGCGCCTTGGTCGAAGCAGCTGACGGGAAAGCCTCAACCACAGAATTTTTCCCCTTGCTAACATATTTTTAGTAATCACTTCTCATATATTACAACTGCAAAAATCTCAAAAATATTTTTTTACGTACTTATTTATAGTTTTGCATTAAAAAATGAAATTAAAATGAAATTTTTCTCTGCAAAATGATAGAGATATATGTATTCAAAATTATCAAAACAGAATTCATGCGCGACTTTCTCAGAATGAGCGCATAAATTCTGTACGAAGCCGCAGGTAAATAAACAGTGAAATACCAGGGTGTTGACTTTGTAATAAATTAGACTGCAAATATTAATTTGACATCTCTAAAAATTAAAATTGCCTGCTTCTAAAAATTAACCTTTAAGCTGATACTACAGTCAATTAACCCTGTTAAATTCACGTTTACTTAATGGGTTTGGGCGTTTTTCCTGTAGGGTTATCTCTCGGTGTAGCAGGTGAATCTGGTGTCCCCAAATTAGACACCCAATCGTTTGCTCCTAAA
The Nostoc punctiforme PCC 73102 genome window above contains:
- a CDS encoding c-type heme family protein encodes the protein MFNRFKLATKFTLLLLLVFIGAIAVSGFALSHALEQKAEAEIAYRSQVIAETMNSVRNYTHTRINPLLTPMLDTQATFLPEVVPSFAVREVFENLRKNEDFKDFLYKDANLNPTNLRDKADVFETELIERFRKEPGLKNISGFHESYDEKMFYNARPFSINNPTCLRCHSTPEVAPKSQIASYGSENGFGWKLNEILGTQIIYIPAKQVFEDAHRAFVLFISLFITIFAIMILLINYLLKRNVLQPLKPMAQLAQKISMNEISVEEAQEYDREKLTSIVQRHDELGQLGRVFQRMVHEISAREQQFRQQLHTLRIEVDEAKRAREVAEIAESKTFQKLQEEAKAIRNKRNTPN
- a CDS encoding chloride channel protein codes for the protein MLARGKILWLRLSRQLLRPRRLAFVEACIIGLVSGLAAVLLGQAVDWAGAWRVHLSYIWPAYLVLPGIGLVGGILAGWLVERFAPEASGSGMSEVKAVLARVPMPLNLRIALVKLVSATLVLGSGMPLGREGPTVQIGAALANQLSNWVPTSPEHRRQLIAAGAGAGLAAAFNAPIAGVLFVVEELLQDVSGITLGTAILASFIASVISRLYGSHSLDLNHLDLSFSHTTFFAQEIPFYLILGVLGGLIGILFNKSILASLAINRRLLNLSLPWRIGIVGLVTGVAIALLPITFRNNAGLREILLVGSGNWLFAAIALLVQFTLIILTYGSGAPGGLLVPTLVLGAALGYLVGAAEQSLLGMSAATTYAHVGMAALFSAVSKVPITAVVIVFEMTTDFNLVLPLMIVSVIAYLVAEKIDPRSLYDLLLEWKGIHITKEPGTEGILAQISAADVMQRRVETLSSQMSIDEAVQAFSDSHHRNFPILEKGKVVGIVTQKDLVNLASQQLSGNTTISQIMTPEPVTASPTATLAYVLHILNRYHLSCLPVTEGRKLVGIITRSDIIRVEAERLNGNTQQIESKSATSYVIYQTRAPATGKGRLLVPLSHPQTAETLLEMAGAIAKANNYEIECLQVIIVPSNRIPSETPVQITKSLELLQKAILLGEKWRIPVHTQIRVTHNVAGAILETVKDRHIDLVLMGWKGTTSTPGRVFSRVVDTIIRQAGCDVVLAKLDDKRAFDRWLLPMAGGPNSSQAIRLLPALASLSKSPQINLCQIFQPTKSLPDTTLLDKSVHFLQRRVKGKVVATPVQANSVSEAVLECAQQDNSDVIVLGASRESLLQQVIQGNIAENISRKSNCTVIMVKT
- a CDS encoding MinD/ParA family ATP-binding protein, which produces MSEIISIHSFRGGTGKSNVTSNLAALIARSGKRVGIVDTDIQSPGIHVLFGLEQERIRYTLNDYLWGRCQIEEAVYDVSAILKQKQTFFGRQGSVHLIPSSIKMSDISRILREGYDARRLNDGLHNLVRRLKLDYLLIDTHPGINEETLLSIILSDVLVLILRPDKQDYQGTAVAIDVARKLEVPKMLIVINKALPSLDFKELGKRVENTYKTPVAGILPVCEEMFELGSGGIFCLRYPDHSWTQKISAIAKQITGSGVRLFAK